The DNA region CCGGTGGTGGTTGGTGCAACCTGCCGGTTATCGGTTCAAAATCATGGATGGATAATGCCCATGGGTAATGGAAACCATCCCAGCCTATAAAATCAAAAGGATGGGTGCCGTAGATATAAGGATAAATGAGGCCCTGCTTTTTAATCAGGATCTTGAAATCGCCGTGCTCATCATAAGTTTTCAGATCGGCCGGTAGTTTGATATCGCGCTCACAATAAGGCGAATGCTCCATCAATTGCCCATACTGGTTGCGGTAACGCTTTGGCGGACGAATAGGACTAAAACTTTCGACAATAAAAAGTCGGTTGGCCGGTCCGTCAAACTCCATCTGGTAAATGGTACCGCGGGGGATCACCAAATAATCGCCGTATTGAAATTTGATATTGCCGAAGCCTGTTTTTAAAGTGCCGGTGCCTTCATGAATGAAAACCACTTCATCGGCCTGGCTATTTTTATAAAAATAGTCAGTCATGCTTTGGCGTGGTGCTGCCAGCGAAATATGCAGATCGCTGTTTACCAGTACCGGCTTGCGGCTTTGCAGATAGTCATTTTCCGGTTGCACGTTGAAGCCTATCAAACTGGTATGCTTCAGGTGCTTTTCGCGCGCTATTTTAGGCTCTACGCTGTAGGGCTCGCCAAGTGTTTTTACAATGGTGGGCGGGTAGGCGTGGTACACCAGCGAATAAAGGCTCGAAAAACCTTCGGTTGATACCAGCTCTTCGGCATATAAACTACCATCGGGCTTACGGAATTGCGTATGCCGCTTAGGCGGAATTGATCCTAAACTATGATATAGAGGCATGGCTTGTAATGTTAATTGGTTGTAAGGTTTTAATGTTGCAAGGTTTGTTTTTACCCGATTAAAACTTTATTATTTATTGAACAGAAGCAAATGAAGATGGTTTTGATGAAAGGAGTTTAATGGGCGTTGTTTAGACAGAATTACACGTGCGCGTACTTAGCTTAAGGTAATACCCAAGCTTGCTACATTAAAACCTTTCAACAAAAAACAGATGAATTAGTATTGCGCCAGTACGATCTTGGCAAGCATAGCATCTCTGAACGATGAGGCATCGCTCATGGAGGTTAACCCCAATGAAAACAGAAAATGCATTTGTACGCGTAACATGATACTAAGTTAGGGGGATTATATTTAGGATGCAAGTTTTGGGTTGAATAGTGAGTGGTTGATTAGGTGACTGGTTAGTTATTTTTTAATCCTTACGCCGCCGCTCGGCTCCAGCCGAGTGGCAACTATAAAACGGCCTCTGGCCGCCGGCATGATGTATACAGGCCAGAGGCCTGGGAATAATTACCACCCGGCTGGAGCCGAGCGGTGGCCGAAAGTTGTAACCTCTAACCTGATCAACTATATAAACTGCTAACTATTCAAGCAACTACTCACCTAATCAACTTAATCAACCATTCACTCTCCAATAATCAACCATTCACCATAATTCCCTCAACCAAAATCATTAGCTTTGATTATACCAATTAAGCTACTCTATGAAATTAGTATCCTATAAAACCGAAGACCGAGAACATCTTGGCGTTTTTGTTAATGGCCATATCTATAATTTAAACTCATGCGATAAGCTGATCCCTGATAACATGAACGAGTTTTTATGGGGAGGGCCCGAACTGATGGAACACGCGGCGCGGGTTAATGAAGAAATCCGGTCGGGAAAGATAGAGGCTAAAGAGGAGCTGTTTTTTGAGCTGATGGCCCCGGTGCCGCACCCAACATCATGCCGAGACGGTTATGCCTTCCGTCAGCATGTGGCTTCGGCAAGGCGTAACCGTAAGCTGGATATGATACCCGAGTTTGATCAGTATCCTATCTTTTATTTCACTAACCATAACGCTGTACAAGGCCCCGGCGAAATTGAATGTATGCCCGATCATTTTCAAAAGCTTGATTTTGAACTGGAAGTGGCGGTGGTGCTTAATAAAAAAGGACGTAACATTACAGCTGCCGAAGCAGATAGCTTTATAGCGGGATATATGATCATGAATGATATGAGCGCCCGCACCCTGCAAATGGAAGAAATGCTGCTGAACCTTGGCCCGGCAAAGGGTAAGGATTTTTCGACGGTGGTTGGTCCCTGGCTGGTAACACCCGATGAACTGGAGCAATATAAAGTACCTGCGAAACCCGGGCATACCGGTAACGCCTATAACCTGGAGATGAAGTGCGTGGTGAATGGCAAACAGGTATCGGCAGGTAATATGGCCGATATGGACTGGACCTTTGCCGAGATCATTGAGCGTGCTGCCTACGGATGCAATGTATTACCGGGCGACGTAATTGGCTCAGGAACGGTTGGTACGGGCTGTTTTCTTGAATTGAATGGCACCGGCGTACTTAATAATGCCGATTATGAACCACAATGGCTGCTACCCGGCGATTTGGTTGAAATGGAGGTTACCGGTTTAGGGATGCTGGGGAATATTATTAAAAAGGCCGATAGTGATTTTTCGATCTTGAAGTTAAAGAAGTAAAAAGAGTCTATCACACTATTGCAAATAATTGTGTCATTGCGAGAAACCATTAGGGAAATTCCGGAAAAAATGGCGATGACGTATAAAATACATTTTAGAGATGGTGTGCGGGGCGCGTTAGTGATAGGAGCGGATACCGGCCTTGTGGCTAATGCCTGTGCAGTATAAGCGTATAGCACGGGCCGCAGGCAACGCCCATATTTATAAAGCAATCAAAAAAATATACTTAATAATCAATAACTTACAAATACGTCATTATAAGGTACGAAGCAATCCCAAACTTACAGAGTAACATGTATAGCCTCTCTGCCAATCGGGGATTGCTTCGTACCCCGCAATGACGGTTGTGAATAAAAACGTGTATGCCCACCATTAACATATCCGATCTTTCTCCCGTTCAACTTCAAAGTTACCTGAACTTTGCGGTAGCTCCGCGGCCGATTTGCCTGGCGTCTACAGTTGATAGGGCGGGAAATGTAAACCTGAGCCCTTTCAGTTATTTTAATATTTTCAGCGTTAATCCGCCGATATGTATTTTTTCGCCATCGCGTAGGGTACGGGACAATACCACCAAACACACGCTCGAAAATGTAAAAGAAATACCCGAATGCGTGATCAATATTGTTAATTATGATATGGTGCAGCAAACTTCGCTCTCAAGCGTAGAATATCCGCAGGGCGTTAATGAGTTTATCAAATCGGGTTTAACACAGTTACCCTCGCAATTGGTAAAACCCCCGCGCGTGGCCGAATCATATGTGCAGCTGGAATGTGTGGTTAAGGAGGTGATTGAACTGGGGCAAGGCCATGGCGCCGGTAATCTTGTTCTTGCCGAAATTAAATTGATCCATATCAGCGATACCGTTTTAGACGCGGATGGTAAAATAAACCAAGCCAAAATGGACCTGGTTGCCCGGCTTGGCGGCGACTGGTATTGCCGGGTTACTAAAGATAACCTGTTTAAAGTAGCCAAACCCAATACCAAAATGGGTATAGGTGTTGATGCACTGCCTTATGCTATCCGCAACTCAAGGATCCTTACAGGTAACAACCTCGGGCAATTGGGTAACCTCGAAGCTATACCCGGCGATGAAGCTATAGAAGCCTTTGCGCTTACCCCGGAGATAAAAGAAGTACTTGATGCCACCATCGGCGACAGCCAGACCCGTGAGTTGCAATTACATTTGAAAGCTAAGCAATTGCTTGAAGAGGAGCGGGTTGAAGAAGCTTTGATGGCGTTGCTGATGGAATGATAGCTGAATATGTTTTCTTCTGCCAGTGTAGGAAGGATCATCAGCTACATCCCTTTAAAGTCTGTTATAGTGTTTCCATCATACCTATACACTCCACCTACAGCACCAAACCAAATATTTCCTTTATCATCTTCTAAAATCCCAAAAACCATTGGCTTATTAGTTATTTCGGTTACTGATGGCTTTTTATCAGACAAGGATTTTTCATCGTAACGGGAAAGCGCCCAGGCCGCTGTATTAGCGCTAAAGCCAGAAAGTACCCTGGTGGGGTTATCAGCACTTTCTGAACTTGTCCAAATGTTTCCTTTTTTATCTTCGTAAACGTAACCCGCAAATTTCCGGGTGAAATTGGTAAATAAACTACCATCATAGCGCCACAGTCCATCGCGGCCGGCGAGCCAGATATTGCCTTTTTTATCTTCCATTACAGAACGAACATTGGTAAAAGGTTTACCATTACGGCTGAAAACGTTAAATATTTTTCCGTCGTACACAAAGGTGTTGCCTCTTGTGGCAAACCAAAGCTTGCCCGTTCTGTCTTCAATAATTGAATTAACTTCGTAAGGTGCCCTATCCTGAAATGTTTTCCCTGTTGGGTCTTCATTCATCCCATATCCGTTTATGATATAATTCCGAAATGATATTCCATCATACCGGCTTGCTCCACCCCAAACGCCGAACCAGATGCTGCCTTTTTTATCTTCATAAATACTTACAACATCATTATTGAGAAGGCCATCCTTAATTGTAAAATTACGAAAGGATTTACCATCGTAACGATAAACACCTGAACCGATAGAGCCGAACCACAAGTTGCCTTTTCTATCTTCTAAAACAGAAAAGAAGCGGGCCGAACTCACTTTACTTGTGATATTGGTAAAAGATTTCCCATTGTACCGAAAAATACCATCAAATGCAGCAATCCAAATGTTGCCTTTTTTATCTTGTATGATATTACGCGTGATTCGGTTAGGTACGGTGGGGGCGCTTAAGCTTTCGGCATGCTTTTGCTGGGCCTGTGCGGGGAAATAAATTACTCCTGCCAGCAGTATAATCAGGCAGGACAGAACGTTTCTTTTATTTTTCATATCATATCAAAGTTGATCCAGCGAAATTACTTTGATACCTTTCTGTCAGAAGAACCAGGATTGTAAATAAAAATGTAAACTTTGTAAATAAAGCCTTCATGTTATGCCTGGTGGCCGAAATTTCCTCTCCCGGAGGATGTGCAGATACTTGTTCGGATTGACATTAAGCGTGTGTTAACGCCAGAAGTGTTCGGAAGAAATAGAAAAAGCGAGGGATTGTGCGATTCCCTCCCCTGGGCATAGCCGTCAATTTAAGCGAAAGCAATAAAAAAGAGTTTGTTTTTTTGAGATTGAGGGCAGAACGTAGTTTGCCCGTAAAGGCAAACTTTATGTATTTTTGCTCTCATAGTTTTATTTCTATTTTTTTGAAAGGCAGATCGGTAAAGGGTTCTGCCTTTCTCTTTGTTTACACCTAAAGATAGCATTTAATATATTGATTATCAAATAATTATTACAATTTCCTCTGTTTTGAGCCGTCCTTTTTTCTGCTCTTTAAGCAGTTTGTAAAACGGAAGCTGTTCGAGCATATCCAGCCACTTACTGCTTAATCCCCACAATTGCAGCCTTAGCTCCTGCATACCTGATGCTATAAAACTGTGTACCTTGAGGATACTTACCTCGCCGATCTTACCGATTGACATTGTTATCTTCCAGCTTAACATAGCCCATAATAGTTTGCTGTAAAGTGCACAGGTGATACGGTGGGTATTTCCTTTAGGCATCTGATGGATCTTCAACGATGATTTCCAGCCTTTGAACACCAACTCGATCTGCCAGCGGAGATGATAGAGTTTCCGGATCAGTTCGGCACTGTAAGTGCTATCCAGGTTGGTTACAATGAAATTAAAGCCTGCTCTGAGCTTGAAAAGCGCTGTTGTCTGATGGCCTTTCTTTTTGTTGTATTTATCGGTATGGCTTATCCGGTTGTTTTTTATTTCATCACTTACCGGTTCAATAATCATCCGGACAGGTAGCTTGTCTTTTCCAATATAAACTAAACCGTCAAATGCTTTTCCTGATTTTTGTAAAGCGGTCAGGTCCAGCTCCTGGTATACTTCATTACGCAGAATGTGTATCGATGTTTTGGGGCTTAACTTATTGACAAAGAATGCCTTCTTTTCGATAATGTTGCTCATATAAGCAATATGGCTATAACCCAGGTCTCTCATGTATAATACACCCGGTCGAATCATCTGCTGATCGAGGTGGCTTTCTTTCTGGTCATTGCAATTGCCCGGTGTTAGCCTGATATCACAACTTCCACTTTTGATCCCAAACTCAAACTGCAGGGCCGCGCCAGCTTTTATCCCGCAGCCTTTTGTCCCCGGATAAACATCCGCCATTGCCTCCGGTAAGGCAAAACGTGTGGAATCTTTGATGTTGATCTCAAGCCCTTGTATCTCTCTACAAGGCAATTCTATCGCTAAAAGTCGCTCCAGAGCCCCTTTGATAAACTCCGTCAGCCCTTCATTATACTTTTGATGCAGGGCCTGTTTTGATATATTAAGTGAATGCCTTAACATCAGCTGCATACTCATGCCATTAAATGATTGATTGCTGTCAAATAGCAGCGTATCCAGAAGATCTGATCCGCTTATCTTCCTTAAACGTTTGATCACTCCCGTGTTTTTAGCAAGGGTATCAAGAAATCCATGGTCAAATAATTCCCCTTTTAAGCGTTTAAATAACCCTGTCAGGTTTGGTTGGCCGATTCTTGCTCTTAAAAATTTTTATACTACTCCTTAAATTGACGGCTATGCTCCCAGGGGAGGGAATTAAAAATCTTCCCAACACTTCTGGTGATAACACCGACCATAAGCTAAATATTTGAGCCCCATTCGCGTAATCAAAAAAATCAACGGTCAATAAGCGTATTCCTTTCCTTTAAGATGATAATCAACTGGTAGCTGTCGTTTTTCAAATAGTTCGTAAGCCGGTTTGAGGTTGCGCCAAAAGGTATCCTGTTTGTAAGCCGCATAGCGCTTTAAGTTTGCGTCATCCATCCGGAAAGGAAAAATATCAACACGGATTTGCTTTTGGCCGGCTACAAACGCTTCGTAAACCAGGGTATAAATTTCTTCAATGCGGGCATCGGTCATGGCATAGCAACCTATAGAAGCACAATGTCCATGTGCCATGATGGCGCTGCC from Mucilaginibacter sp. SJ includes:
- a CDS encoding fumarylacetoacetate hydrolase family protein — translated: MKLVSYKTEDREHLGVFVNGHIYNLNSCDKLIPDNMNEFLWGGPELMEHAARVNEEIRSGKIEAKEELFFELMAPVPHPTSCRDGYAFRQHVASARRNRKLDMIPEFDQYPIFYFTNHNAVQGPGEIECMPDHFQKLDFELEVAVVLNKKGRNITAAEADSFIAGYMIMNDMSARTLQMEEMLLNLGPAKGKDFSTVVGPWLVTPDELEQYKVPAKPGHTGNAYNLEMKCVVNGKQVSAGNMADMDWTFAEIIERAAYGCNVLPGDVIGSGTVGTGCFLELNGTGVLNNADYEPQWLLPGDLVEMEVTGLGMLGNIIKKADSDFSILKLKK
- a CDS encoding ligand-binding sensor domain-containing protein; amino-acid sequence: MKNKRNVLSCLIILLAGVIYFPAQAQQKHAESLSAPTVPNRITRNIIQDKKGNIWIAAFDGIFRYNGKSFTNITSKVSSARFFSVLEDRKGNLWFGSIGSGVYRYDGKSFRNFTIKDGLLNNDVVSIYEDKKGSIWFGVWGGASRYDGISFRNYIINGYGMNEDPTGKTFQDRAPYEVNSIIEDRTGKLWFATRGNTFVYDGKIFNVFSRNGKPFTNVRSVMEDKKGNIWLAGRDGLWRYDGSLFTNFTRKFAGYVYEDKKGNIWTSSESADNPTRVLSGFSANTAAWALSRYDEKSLSDKKPSVTEITNKPMVFGILEDDKGNIWFGAVGGVYRYDGNTITDFKGM
- a CDS encoding IS4 family transposase, whose product is MGQPNLTGLFKRLKGELFDHGFLDTLAKNTGVIKRLRKISGSDLLDTLLFDSNQSFNGMSMQLMLRHSLNISKQALHQKYNEGLTEFIKGALERLLAIELPCREIQGLEINIKDSTRFALPEAMADVYPGTKGCGIKAGAALQFEFGIKSGSCDIRLTPGNCNDQKESHLDQQMIRPGVLYMRDLGYSHIAYMSNIIEKKAFFVNKLSPKTSIHILRNEVYQELDLTALQKSGKAFDGLVYIGKDKLPVRMIIEPVSDEIKNNRISHTDKYNKKKGHQTTALFKLRAGFNFIVTNLDSTYSAELIRKLYHLRWQIELVFKGWKSSLKIHQMPKGNTHRITCALYSKLLWAMLSWKITMSIGKIGEVSILKVHSFIASGMQELRLQLWGLSSKWLDMLEQLPFYKLLKEQKKGRLKTEEIVIII
- a CDS encoding homogentisate 1,2-dioxygenase; translated protein: MPLYHSLGSIPPKRHTQFRKPDGSLYAEELVSTEGFSSLYSLVYHAYPPTIVKTLGEPYSVEPKIAREKHLKHTSLIGFNVQPENDYLQSRKPVLVNSDLHISLAAPRQSMTDYFYKNSQADEVVFIHEGTGTLKTGFGNIKFQYGDYLVIPRGTIYQMEFDGPANRLFIVESFSPIRPPKRYRNQYGQLMEHSPYCERDIKLPADLKTYDEHGDFKILIKKQGLIYPYIYGTHPFDFIGWDGFHYPWALSIHDFEPITGRLHQPPPVHQTFEGNNFVICSFVPRKFDYHPLSIPAPYNHSNVDSDEVLYYVDGDFMSRKSVVKGQITLHPGGIPHGPHPGSVEKSIGKESTDELAVMIDPFRPLMLTEDAIRIEDENYYKSWQM
- a CDS encoding flavin reductase family protein, translating into MPTINISDLSPVQLQSYLNFAVAPRPICLASTVDRAGNVNLSPFSYFNIFSVNPPICIFSPSRRVRDNTTKHTLENVKEIPECVINIVNYDMVQQTSLSSVEYPQGVNEFIKSGLTQLPSQLVKPPRVAESYVQLECVVKEVIELGQGHGAGNLVLAEIKLIHISDTVLDADGKINQAKMDLVARLGGDWYCRVTKDNLFKVAKPNTKMGIGVDALPYAIRNSRILTGNNLGQLGNLEAIPGDEAIEAFALTPEIKEVLDATIGDSQTRELQLHLKAKQLLEEERVEEALMALLME